In Acaryochloris marina S15, a single genomic region encodes these proteins:
- a CDS encoding MBL fold metallo-hydrolase, producing MSPVPVECFPYGVDPQTGVCLGLKLGPYRILLDYGLTDISGLQADEGQPDAVVEQPASPQQPADFVLCSQAHADHMRGLGELHQIFPKMPIYTSIETQQILNHLYSDQWASECDIIAWNTPFDLAPDLTLELVPAGQMPGAAVCLLTYTAKADAEIAESYTVAYTGDFYLTHTRFAPALSTSSLKDRTIDWLILKGGYGTLQHPPRKQQESELVQTLLQALTAQQSVVIPVPQVGLGQEILMLLRTNAEFIRQKVTIWVDETVAQGCDAYGQILPALPASIQNFARQQSLFWQATGRLQIQQLGAIAQLPCILLVHHQTDLGQYAQVLGDRVLVLDPIPPESPQALREHAEIRWDEVSLPASWQTQTFLLAQACDGSSTTQLIHNSRPHHVAFYHRLPLVVEDLTQVPDLQNRYQLHPLIPGERLEVRVEDSVPLPQETFAPPLQTYGGELVESALSATLSLGADILEDPRWQAFADTGLIEAVWQGHQLVIRGLSQAEIVRSIASQHPTDRNCCANCHYYRNQRCWQTESALYGFKVSPQGTCPVYAPMSDRSDPVLTEDLEDEVMDF from the coding sequence ATGTCTCCAGTGCCAGTTGAATGTTTTCCCTATGGTGTGGATCCACAGACCGGTGTTTGCCTAGGACTCAAGCTCGGACCCTATCGAATTTTGTTGGACTATGGATTAACAGATATATCTGGCTTACAGGCAGATGAAGGGCAGCCCGATGCCGTTGTAGAACAACCTGCTTCTCCGCAGCAACCTGCAGATTTTGTCTTATGTTCACAAGCTCATGCTGATCACATGCGTGGGTTAGGAGAGTTGCACCAAATCTTTCCCAAGATGCCGATCTATACGAGCATCGAAACGCAGCAGATATTGAATCACCTTTATTCTGATCAATGGGCATCCGAGTGTGACATTATTGCCTGGAATACGCCGTTTGACTTGGCTCCAGACTTGACCTTAGAGCTGGTTCCTGCCGGTCAAATGCCTGGAGCAGCAGTTTGTTTACTCACCTATACTGCGAAGGCTGATGCCGAGATAGCGGAATCCTATACCGTTGCCTATACCGGGGATTTTTATTTAACCCATACTCGGTTTGCTCCTGCTTTGTCGACTTCCAGTCTCAAAGACCGCACGATTGATTGGTTAATCCTTAAGGGGGGCTATGGCACCCTGCAACATCCCCCCCGAAAACAGCAAGAAAGTGAGTTGGTTCAAACTTTGCTCCAGGCGTTAACGGCCCAACAATCCGTCGTTATACCTGTGCCTCAAGTGGGTCTGGGACAAGAGATTTTGATGTTATTACGGACGAATGCAGAGTTCATCCGCCAGAAAGTTACGATTTGGGTCGATGAGACGGTGGCGCAAGGATGCGATGCCTATGGCCAGATTCTACCTGCGCTACCTGCCAGTATTCAGAATTTTGCCCGGCAACAGTCTTTGTTTTGGCAAGCCACTGGGCGGCTGCAGATCCAGCAGCTAGGGGCGATTGCTCAATTACCTTGTATTCTCCTCGTGCACCATCAAACAGATTTAGGGCAATATGCCCAGGTGCTGGGAGATCGAGTGCTGGTTCTAGACCCCATTCCCCCTGAATCTCCCCAAGCATTGCGAGAACACGCTGAGATCCGGTGGGACGAGGTAAGCCTCCCGGCTTCTTGGCAGACACAGACCTTTCTGCTGGCCCAAGCCTGTGATGGTTCTAGTACTACTCAGTTGATTCATAACAGTCGTCCTCACCATGTGGCGTTCTATCACCGCTTACCTTTAGTGGTTGAAGATTTAACTCAGGTCCCAGATCTACAGAATCGCTATCAGCTCCATCCCCTGATACCAGGAGAACGACTGGAAGTGCGGGTAGAGGATAGTGTCCCTCTACCCCAAGAGACCTTTGCTCCGCCCCTGCAAACTTATGGAGGTGAACTCGTAGAGTCAGCGTTATCGGCCACCCTTAGCTTAGGTGCTGATATTCTCGAAGACCCGCGCTGGCAGGCTTTTGCGGATACTGGATTAATTGAGGCGGTTTGGCAGGGGCATCAACTCGTCATTCGGGGCTTGTCCCAGGCAGAAATAGTACGCAGTATTGCCAGCCAACACCCTACGGATCGCAATTGCTGTGCTAACTGCCATTACTATCGAAACCAACGCTGTTGGCAGACAGAATCCGCTCTGTATGGTTTTAAGGTTTCTCCCCAGGGAACCTGTCCGGTCTATGCTCCAATGAGTGATAGGTCAGATCCCGTGCTGACAGAAGACCTTGAAGACGAAGTGATGGATTTCTAG
- a CDS encoding DUF6679 family protein, which produces MLDRKIYQLYNNGQEVWLYLRDQQRWLDRARITGLDGDIVTIRYETEEDDEICAWEDMVRIESIGAVTTRLAAVPKHNVEPMVSDDCPEAEQLPNPHPDNNSD; this is translated from the coding sequence ATGCTAGACCGCAAGATCTACCAACTCTACAATAACGGTCAAGAAGTCTGGCTCTACTTACGGGACCAGCAGCGCTGGTTGGATCGTGCCCGCATTACCGGTCTAGATGGCGATATCGTCACTATTCGCTATGAGACCGAAGAAGATGATGAAATTTGTGCCTGGGAAGACATGGTCCGCATCGAAAGTATTGGTGCCGTAACAACCCGCCTGGCAGCGGTTCCCAAACATAATGTTGAACCGATGGTCTCGGATGACTGTCCCGAAGCCGAACAACTGCCCAACCCACACCCCGACAATAATTCAGACTAG
- a CDS encoding HAD family phosphatase produces the protein MPLKAVLFDFNGVVLDDERIHQQIIWEMMEQEDLPLTQEELQLHCLGRTDRACFQDLFASMEQPLNQFQLRRLLSFKAKAYRQYVESLENLPIFEGVIELIGEFLDAGLTLAIVSGALRAEVQMVLKHMSLEDAFPITVTSEDVKKSKPDPAGYQLAIKRLNRKFPTLDLDPCDCLAIEDSFAGIQAAKQAQIPVVGVAHTLPFHMLQRQANWCVDYLHQIELDRIQTIFAR, from the coding sequence ATGCCCCTAAAGGCAGTTTTATTTGATTTCAATGGTGTTGTGCTAGATGACGAGCGCATTCATCAGCAGATTATTTGGGAGATGATGGAGCAAGAAGATCTACCCCTCACCCAAGAAGAGCTGCAACTGCACTGCTTGGGACGAACGGATCGGGCCTGCTTTCAAGATCTATTTGCCAGTATGGAGCAGCCCCTCAATCAGTTTCAGCTGCGGCGGCTGTTGTCTTTTAAAGCGAAGGCTTACCGTCAATATGTAGAGTCCTTGGAAAACCTACCGATTTTTGAAGGCGTAATAGAGCTAATTGGAGAATTTCTAGACGCGGGACTGACCCTGGCGATTGTCAGTGGAGCGCTACGGGCGGAGGTGCAGATGGTTTTAAAGCACATGTCCCTGGAGGATGCATTTCCGATTACCGTCACCTCGGAAGATGTCAAAAAAAGTAAGCCCGATCCAGCTGGCTATCAATTGGCGATTAAGCGGCTCAATCGCAAGTTCCCCACCTTGGATTTAGACCCCTGTGACTGCTTGGCGATTGAGGATAGCTTTGCGGGGATTCAGGCAGCCAAACAGGCCCAAATTCCCGTTGTGGGCGTGGCTCACACCTTGCCGTTCCACATGCTGCAGCGCCAGGCGAATTGGTGTGTTGATTATCTGCACCAGATTGAGCTAGACCGAATCCAGACTATTTTTGCCCGTTAA
- a CDS encoding SagB/ThcOx family dehydrogenase — translation MADVLSITQHYHQRTKYDPETLSKQGRSLDFSQQPSPFKDYKLGTTIGLKKYLEQGVDASQIQWQRLSRLLYCSYGITAVIPYPDHPLYLRTAPSAGGLYPAELYVIAGEGTILPAGLYNYQVRTHSLLRFWDSHVWSALESACLWHPALAKTQLAVVVTAVFQRSAWRYEDRAYRRICLDSGHLLGNIELAASICDYKAHLIGGFVDQPFNQLLYLDSDQEGVVAAFALADLLEADQNLPPSPTLLPSPTVEDFPKLPDGELLSYTHTATSIAADDITYNNLLPATTKEDKYNFPFCLKVPLSNTPVDWGPDLIDLKESILKRRSTRKFTGDPLSLDTLSGLLSFTYCPENYQEQGLDGDPGFFDLGLIQTFIAVLDITNLDTGCYYYAVQAQELRQIRFKNFRRESHYLCLGQDLGRDAAAIVFHTADLQSAIARYGDRAYRYLHMDAGHLGQRLNLAATHLGVGVSGIGGFFDDQVNEVLGIPEEEAVLYITTLGKPPPPPQE, via the coding sequence ATGGCAGATGTCCTTAGCATTACCCAGCATTACCATCAACGGACAAAATATGATCCAGAGACCCTCTCCAAACAGGGACGCTCACTGGATTTCAGCCAACAGCCTAGTCCGTTCAAGGACTATAAGTTGGGCACCACCATTGGGCTCAAAAAATATTTAGAGCAAGGGGTCGACGCCTCCCAAATCCAGTGGCAGCGGCTCTCTCGCCTGCTGTACTGTAGCTACGGCATCACCGCCGTCATCCCCTACCCCGACCACCCCCTCTACTTGAGGACAGCCCCATCCGCAGGGGGCTTATATCCAGCGGAACTCTATGTGATTGCGGGAGAAGGAACTATCCTGCCTGCTGGTCTCTATAACTACCAGGTTCGCACCCATTCCTTATTACGGTTCTGGGACAGCCATGTGTGGTCGGCCCTAGAATCGGCTTGTCTTTGGCATCCTGCCTTGGCTAAAACCCAATTGGCTGTAGTGGTAACCGCTGTTTTTCAGCGGTCTGCCTGGCGGTATGAAGATCGCGCCTATCGGCGGATCTGCCTGGATAGTGGTCATTTACTGGGCAATATTGAGTTAGCCGCTTCAATTTGTGATTATAAAGCCCACTTGATTGGCGGCTTTGTCGATCAGCCCTTCAATCAGCTCCTGTATCTCGACTCAGATCAAGAAGGTGTGGTCGCAGCTTTTGCCTTAGCAGATTTACTGGAGGCCGACCAAAACTTACCCCCTTCACCCACTCTCTTGCCCTCTCCCACAGTTGAAGATTTTCCCAAGTTACCGGATGGTGAACTGCTCTCTTATACCCATACAGCCACCAGTATTGCTGCCGATGACATTACCTACAACAACCTACTGCCTGCCACGACCAAAGAAGATAAATACAATTTCCCCTTTTGTTTGAAAGTGCCCCTATCGAATACTCCCGTAGACTGGGGGCCAGACTTAATTGACTTAAAGGAAAGCATTCTCAAGCGCCGATCCACCCGCAAATTTACGGGGGATCCTCTGAGTTTAGACACCTTAAGTGGCCTGCTCAGTTTTACCTATTGTCCAGAGAACTACCAAGAGCAAGGATTGGATGGCGATCCAGGCTTTTTCGATTTAGGACTGATCCAAACCTTTATCGCTGTTTTAGATATCACCAATTTAGATACCGGCTGTTACTACTATGCAGTGCAGGCCCAAGAGTTGCGCCAAATTCGGTTTAAGAACTTCCGACGAGAATCCCACTATCTGTGTTTAGGCCAGGATTTAGGCCGAGATGCTGCCGCCATTGTGTTTCATACCGCCGATTTGCAAAGTGCGATCGCACGCTACGGTGATCGAGCCTATCGCTATCTCCATATGGATGCGGGGCATCTTGGGCAGCGTTTAAATCTCGCCGCAACTCACCTAGGAGTGGGGGTCAGCGGTATCGGCGGCTTCTTTGACGATCAGGTGAACGAGGTCTTAGGCATTCCCGAGGAAGAAGCCGTCCTCTACATTACGACCCTAGGAAAACCACCCCCTCCCCCTCAGGAGTAA
- a CDS encoding TIGR02281 family clan AA aspartic protease: MKVSIPVLCFSLLFTLTPFSAKAQSSVAGLNQQLQDSVNRQNWSQAIQVIDQLIPLAPGQAPQLKQYRSQLKQLQQTGFKGSSPQPASAKKATSKVGLVPIKRRSGGVAIVDVKFNSRRSFEMLVDSGASRTVITRPMAKALGIGTSDVVGTFGASTANGYAEFPIVYVKAMEVGGLKSYQVPVAVAGPDMDMGLLGQDFLQKYDFTFRGNQIEFHKR, translated from the coding sequence ATGAAGGTTTCTATCCCGGTTCTCTGTTTCAGTCTGCTTTTTACCCTAACGCCATTCTCAGCAAAGGCTCAATCCAGTGTTGCGGGTCTTAATCAACAATTACAAGATTCAGTCAATCGTCAAAACTGGTCTCAAGCGATTCAGGTGATCGACCAGCTGATTCCCCTGGCACCGGGGCAAGCCCCTCAACTCAAGCAGTACCGCAGTCAACTCAAGCAGCTCCAGCAGACAGGTTTTAAGGGCAGCTCCCCTCAGCCTGCATCGGCCAAAAAAGCCACGAGCAAGGTAGGACTCGTCCCCATCAAGCGACGGTCCGGAGGCGTAGCGATTGTAGATGTGAAATTTAATAGTCGCCGTTCCTTTGAAATGTTGGTGGACTCTGGCGCTAGCAGAACCGTCATTACTCGCCCCATGGCCAAAGCCCTTGGGATTGGCACCTCCGATGTTGTGGGTACCTTCGGAGCTTCTACGGCTAATGGCTATGCTGAATTTCCGATTGTTTATGTCAAGGCTATGGAAGTGGGGGGCTTAAAAAGCTACCAAGTGCCAGTCGCCGTGGCTGGACCTGACATGGACATGGGTTTACTGGGCCAAGATTTTCTCCAAAAGTATGATTTCACCTTTCGCGGAAATCAGATCGAATTTCACAAGCGGTAG
- a CDS encoding aldo/keto reductase gives METRWLGSTTIQVTPIIMGTWQAGKRWWVDIDDAETIRTIQTAVDAGITTLDTAEIYGDGHSEKMIAKAVSGQRSQLVYASKVFANHLKYEQVIEACDRSLQNLQTDYIDLYQIHWPAGSFDTEVVPIFDTMAALNHLQEVGKIRAIGVSNFSKAQLMEAAQYGRIDSIQPPYSLFWRWAEAELQAYCVEHKISILAYSSMAQGLLTGRFGPGHQFPEGDNRGANKLFHGEHYDRAQQALDQLRPIAVRNQMTLGQLALAWLIAQPQTVAIAGARHPEQAQENAQAGYQTLSAEDLTAMDQIGRTVTDHLDNNPVMWTW, from the coding sequence ATGGAAACTCGATGGTTGGGAAGTACTACTATTCAGGTTACCCCAATCATTATGGGGACCTGGCAAGCGGGCAAACGATGGTGGGTCGACATTGATGATGCCGAAACTATCCGCACGATTCAAACAGCGGTGGATGCTGGTATTACGACCCTTGATACGGCGGAGATTTATGGGGATGGGCATTCTGAGAAAATGATTGCCAAGGCGGTCTCGGGGCAGCGATCGCAACTCGTATACGCTTCCAAGGTCTTTGCTAACCACCTCAAGTATGAACAGGTGATCGAGGCTTGCGATCGCAGTTTGCAAAACCTCCAAACGGACTACATCGACCTCTATCAAATTCACTGGCCTGCAGGCTCTTTTGACACGGAAGTGGTGCCCATTTTCGATACGATGGCGGCCCTCAACCACCTCCAGGAAGTGGGCAAAATTCGAGCAATTGGAGTGTCCAATTTTTCCAAAGCCCAGCTGATGGAAGCGGCTCAATATGGCCGCATCGACAGTATCCAACCTCCCTATTCCCTATTTTGGCGATGGGCAGAAGCCGAGCTTCAAGCCTATTGTGTGGAGCATAAGATTTCAATTTTGGCTTACTCATCCATGGCTCAGGGATTGCTCACAGGTCGTTTTGGTCCAGGACACCAGTTCCCTGAAGGGGATAATCGAGGGGCCAATAAGCTGTTTCACGGAGAGCATTATGATCGGGCTCAACAGGCTTTGGATCAGCTACGACCTATCGCTGTGCGGAATCAGATGACCTTAGGCCAACTGGCCCTGGCATGGCTGATAGCTCAGCCCCAGACCGTTGCGATCGCTGGGGCTAGACATCCTGAGCAAGCCCAAGAAAATGCCCAGGCAGGTTATCAGACCTTATCCGCCGAGGATTTGACAGCAATGGATCAGATTGGCCGTACTGTGACGGATCATCTAGATAACAACCCAGTGATGTGGACATGGTAG